AAACTTGTCCTCCTCCGACTATGATGTACTAATTCGGGACGGGGAGGACGATGCAAAATGGATTCGCACCAGACACCACTCTCCACGGACACACATGTACAAGCTTCATTTGAACCACCACAGCAAATCGCATACGGCCCAGAGGAGATTGACCAGTTCATCACGGAACTGCGTCGCTCCAAAGAGGAAGTCGAGATGGCCCGCAAGCAGTTTGACACCGTCACGGACCCGCTTCTGGTCGATCACGTCGTGTTCCGTCTTGGCGCCGCCGAGAAGCGGTTCAACTATCTCTTCCAGATGGCGAAGAAACTTGGCGTCTCGACGGAGGGGATGAACTGGCTGTGGTATGAGGAGGCGTAGGCGATGCTCCAAACACCGTTTCCAACCACGTGGCTGCTGTGGGGCGCACTGATTCTGGCCGCATTCTTCACGATCACGCAGGTGGTCCAGTACCCAGGGCGGATTGCCTGGAAGCTGGTCAAAAGTGTCGTGATGGGGGCCGTGTTCATCCTGGCTGTCAACTGGGTGGGGCAGTACTTTCATTACCACCTGCCGTTTAACACCTTGACCACCCTGACCGCCGGATTTCTGGGCATTCCAGGCGTCGCCGCGCTGGTCGCGATGCACTTGTGGATGTTCCCAACCTGACGCCCCGCCCTGTGCCGGCCCTACCGGAGGTCCTGACGGCCCCGCGCGGCCGCGAATTGTGCGAACCGCTGTCCGGCGGCAGACAGGCTGCCGGACGCGAGCCAGGTGAGGCCAACGGTGCGCTGCACGGGACCATCCGTGACCCTGCACTCGCACAACCCATCCAGGCTGCCGCTCATCGCTGCCGGCGGCAGGACACTGACACCAAAGCCGGCTCGGACAAACGCGCGAATGGTATCGGTCTCTTCCGCTTCCAACGCGATTTTCGGGACAAACCCAGCCGCCATGCAGGCATCCAGCACCATCTGACGCAGCGTGTACCCGGGTTTGAACAGGATGAACGGCTCGTCCCGCAAGTCCCGCAAAGCAATCGAAGGCTTGCTGCAGAGCGGGTGGTCGACCGGGATCACGGCGACCATTGTCTCCTCGTACAACGGCACACCCGTGAACCCGGCGGGCAGCAGTGCCTCATCCCACGGCGTCACCACGCCGAGTTCAATGTCTCCGGTCCGCAATTGTTCAATGAGATCCCGCACCCGCAGCTGTGACAAATCAAACCGCACCTGTGGCCAGGCCGCCCGGAACGCCCGCAGCAATTCCGGAATGTAGTGCACCCCGACACTGTGGGGAAAACCGAGCCGGACCAGGCCGGTTTCAGCATTGCGAAACTCCTGGGCTTCAGCCATGGCCAAGTCCACCGCCCGGAGAATGCGTTCCGTGTGCACGAGAAAGCGCCGGCCAAAGCCGGACAAGCGGATGCGGTGCTGGTCGCGAATGAACAAGGGTCCCCCCAATTCTTCCTCGAGCAGGCGAATCTGGCGGCTGACTGCAGACTGTGCGACCATCAGGCGCCTGGCTGCCTGCGTCATATGCTCCAGTTGTGCGACGGTATGAAAGTACTGCAGCTGGCGAAGTTCCAAGTCCATTTCCCCCATCCTGTCACGCGTGCCGAACGTGCGCCCGGGCACAGGTTTGGGCACATCCTGCCGCGGTTGTTCTCAAATCTAGAATGATTGCATCTAGATTATATATTTTATAGAACGACGTAATTGTCATACAATAATGATGGAATGAAGAGAGGGGATGAAAGCATGAAAGCCAGTGACCTGTTTGTCCGATGCCTGGAGGCAGAGGGGGTTGAATATATTTTCGGGATCCCGGGGGAAGAAAACATCGACCTGATGGATTCCCTGTCCCGCTCGTCCATCGAATTTGTGGTCACGCGGCACGAACAGGGCGCCGCCTTCATGGCAGACGCATACGGCCGCGTCACCGGAAAACCAGGTGTTTGTCTCGCCACGCTGGGGCCGGGGGCGACCAATTTGATGACCGGCGTCGCCAATGCCCATCTCGACCGCGTGCCGCTGGTGGCGCTGACTGGACAAGCCGAATTGACCCGCCTGCACAAGGAATCTCACCAGAATGTCGACACCATCCAACTGTTTCATGGCATTACGAAATACAATCAGCCCGTGGTCAGCGCGGCAACGATTCCAGAGATTATCCGGAAGGCGTTTCACCTGACGACCGCGGGCAGCCCTGGCGCGGTGCACATTCAGCTGCCAGAGGATGTGGCGAAGGAAGAGGTGCAGGAGCGGCGCCCGCTGCCGACCGCGGTGCAGTCGATGCAACTGCCGGACGACCAGGCGCTGCTGGATGCGGCACGCCTGATTGAAAACGCGGCGCGGCCTGTCATCCTGGCCGGAAACGGCGTGATCCGTGCACAGGCCTGGGAAGCGTTGCGCGCGTTGATTGACCATACCAAACTGCCGATGACCAACACCTTTATGGCGAAAGGGCTGCTGCCGTTCGACCATCCGCAGAACCTGTTTACCGTCGGCGGAACGCCGTATCCACCCGGACTGCGGCCACTCCACGAGGCAGACTTGGTGATTGCGGTCGGCTTCGACCTGGTGGAGTACGACCCTGCGACCTGGAACGAGGACAGCTCGCGCCGCGTGCTCTATCTGCACACCATTCCGGCAGAAGTCGACGTCCACTTCCCCATTCAACTGGAGTTGGTCGGGAACTTGCCGGAGATGCTGCGCACCCTGGCGGGGATGGTCAGTCCACGGTCGGGATCGTCCGCGCACGACGCCATCCGCGCGCGGCGCCTGGAGGAACTGCAGAGCATCCCGTCTCCGGAAGAAACGCTGCCGCGGCAGGTGATGTGGCACTTGAGCGAACGGCTGCCGAAGGAGACCATCGTGATTTCGGACGTTGGTCTGCACAAGGTGTGGGTGTCGCGGTGGTATCAGCCGAAGGCACCGAACCGGACGCTGATTTACAACGGTCTCGCGGCGATGGGTGGGTCGCTGCCCGGCGCGATTGGGGCGAAGCTGGCGAATCCGACCGACCCGGTGGTGGTCGTATCGGGAGACGGCGGTTTCCTGATGAACGCGCAAGAACTGGAGACGGCGCGGCGCCTGAATTTGGCGTTTACGGTGATTGTCTTCAACGACAAGCGCTACAGCCTGATTGGCAAAAAACAAAAGGCGGCTGGACTGGCGGTCACCAGCATTGCCTTTGACAATCCGGACCTGCGGCTGTTTTCGCAAAGTTTCGGGGTCGATCACCGAAAAGTGGACACGGCGAAAGGATTTGCGCAGGCACTTGATGAAGCATTAGAGAGTAAGCGTCTGAATGTGATTGAGGTTGTGTTGGACCGGGAACCGTTTTAAGCGACTGGAGGGGTTGACCGTGCAGCGAACACAGTTATGGATTGGCGGAAAATGGGTGCCGGGCGCACAGACTGTGACCTTGAAAAACCCGCATACGGGTGAAGCGATTGCGGAGATTGACTACGCTTCTGTGGAACAGGCAGAAACAGCCATCGAAGCGGCGCATGCCGCCTTTACATCCTTTCAGGGCACGCCCGCCCATCGACGGGCGGAGATTCTGTATCGTGCAGCCGAGCGCTTGCAGGCGCGGCTGGAGGAAGCGGCGCGCATCATTGCGGCGGAGGGTGCGAAGCCCATTGTCGCCGCACGTGCGGAAATGGAGCGTACGATTCAGACCTACCAGTTTGCGGCAGAAGCCGCCAAGGCCGTGCATGGGACCACCGTGCCGATGGATGCTGCGCCGCGCGGGGAACGCCATACGGCGTACGTCATCAAGCGGCCGATCGGGGTTGTCAGCGCCATCACGCCGTTCAACTTTCCGTTTAACCTGGTTGCGCACAAGGTGGGCCCGGCAATTGCAGCCGGCAATACGATTGTGCTCAAGCCCGCTGAACAGACGCCGCTGTCTGCCCTGTTTTTGGCGGACGTCTTCCGTGAGGCTGGGCTCCCGGACGGGGTGTTGAACATCATTCCGGGCTATGGGCACGAGCTGGGCGAGGTCCTGTCGACGCATCGGCACGTCGCCTTTGTGACGTTTACCGGAAGTCCGCGCGTCGGGAAAATCATCCGGGCCCAGGCAGGGCTGCGCAAGGTGACCTTGGAATTGGGATCGAACTCTCCGCTGTTGGTTGACGAGGGATTTTCGGAGGCAGAGCTGGACCGCATCGTCGCGGAGACGGCCGGGGGCGCGTTCTCGTACAACGGCCAGGTGTGTATCTCCATTCAACGGGTGTATGTCCATCAGTCTCAGTTCGAAAGTTTCACGGAGAAGCTGGCGGCGCGCGCGGCGCAGCTTCGTGTTGGCGATCCGATGGATGAATCGACGGATATTTCGGCGCTCATCAACGAGGCCGCCGCAAACCGCCTGAAGGGATGGCTGAACCACGCCGTCCTGCGGGGCGCCAAAGTCCGCACGGGCGGCAAGTTTGACGGCAGCATCATGTACCCGACCGTCCTGACGGATGTGCCAACCGATGTGGAGTTGAATTGTGAAGAAGCGTTCGGCCCGGTCGTGACGGTGACGCCGTTCGATACTTGGACGCAAGCGATTGAGATGGCCAACAACTCGAAGTTTGGCCTGAATGCGGGGGTTTTCACGAAGAACATTGAGCGGGCCTTTCAAGCGGCTGAGCGGCTGGAAACCGGCGGCGTGTTGATTAACCAGATTCCGACCTTCCGCGTCGACCAGATGCCCTATGGCGGCATCAAGGAGAGCGGGAGCGGCCGCGAGGGGGTCCAGTACGCGATGGAAGACATGATGGAAGTCAAAATGGTTGCGTTCCGGACAGGCGTTTTCGCAGAGTGACGTCAGGTGAGCCTATCAACATCAGACAGGGCTGCGCCAACAGTGCTCGACACTGAAGGGCAGCCCCGTCTGCGTATCCGAATGCACCCACGGTCCGCCGCAGCCCCCTGTCTCCAGATGAGCGCCCTGTCTACAAATGAGTAAATATTACCCAGAACTTGAACTGAGGCCATGCTTTCTTTATGATGATGGGTAGTCACGGGCCAGGTGAAACTGTATTCGACAGTGGTGAGCCAGATATGAGCCGAACGAGAGGCAAAAACAGCCGTCTTGTTCGGCATTTCTGTACAAACTCGACCCGTTTAGAACTGAATCAACCAGGCCTGACACAGAGAGAGTGGTAATATTTGTCGTGAAAGTCAGGTGCACAACGTGTCTGTTCGCAGAGATGATCTGAAACATATATCGGACAGCGGCATTTATCAGTCGTTTTTCGAGCACCATCCGGACGCCGTGTTTGTGTCCGATTTAGACGGGAACTACATCGACGCGAACCCAGCCTGCGTGAGGGTATTTGGCTATTCTCGCGACGAGTTTTTGCGCATGTCGTTTGAGCAGATGGTCGCTCCCGAACACCTCCAATCCTGGCGTTCGAAGATTGTCAAACAATGGCACGGGGGCCAATCCACGCGCTTTGAGACCGTCATGGTGCGCAAGGACGGCCAGCGTGTCGAACTCGATATTTCGAATACACCGATTGTCGTGGACGGGACCCCCATTGGCGTGTTTGGCATTGCCAAGGACGTCACAACGCAGCGCGATATGGAGAGAATGCTAAGGGAGCGAAGTGAGCGTTACGAGTCGTTGAAGAAATACAACCCCAACGGGATTTGCTCGTTTCGAACCGATGGTTCGGTGATTGGTGCCAACCCAGCGTTCGAAATGATGACGGGGTACACGCTGGACGAACTTCGGCAGATGGACGTGATTGGCGCACTCCTTGATCCAGCGGACAGGTCGCTCCGGACCACATTCAAATCTCCGTTCGCTGAAAATGTGGAGTGCACCATCCGGCACAAGGACGGACATCCGGTCGATGTCAGGCTGACCAATGTGCCCATCATCATTGATGGCGAGCTGATTGGGCTGTACAGCATTCTGGAGGACATCACCGAACAGAAGAAAATGCAGGACGAGCTCCTGCAGATTCATCAATTATTTCAGTTGATATCCGAAAACTCCCAGGATGTCATCTCCGTCTCGACACCAGAGGGCATTTGCAGCTATGTCTCACCATCCGTGCAAGTCCTTGGGTATCATCCATCGGAATTGATTGGGAAGCCGCTGGTGGACTTGTTTCATGCGGAGGATGTCAATTACTTCAAGGACATTCGCGATCGGATGCTCCAAGGGGAAGACTTCTTTCGGTTTACGAGCCGGATACTCCTGAAGAGCGGCAATTATCTCTGGTATGAGACAACCCTTCGAATCATTCGCAATGAACAAGGGGAGGTGTCTCAGCTGGTGGGGGTCGGCAGGGACATTTCCGAGCAAATGACTTTACAGGAGTCTCTGGAGAATGCCGTGCGAATCGCTCGACTGGGTCACTGGGAGCGGGATCTGACAACCGGAGTCATCCAGTATTCCGACCAGGCGTATCGCAACCTAGGCCTGGACCCCGCACGTGACACCATTACCTTCGACAAGTTCAAATCCCTTATTCACCCGGAAGATAAGGAATGGTTCGAACGCAGCGTACAGGCGGCCGTCGACACCGGCGCACCGTTGGACCGCGTGTACAGGGCCATTCGCGCGGACGGCACGATGGGCTTCTTCCACGTTCGGTGTGAGGTGATGTTCGATGACGCGGGGGTTCCGGTCCGGCTGTTCGGTGCGACGCAGGACATCACGGACTTGAAGACGCTCGAGCTTCAACTGCACGAAAGCGAGCAGCGCTACAAAAAACTGGTGGAAAATTCTCTGGACGGCATCGGTGTGATGGAGAACGGAAAGTGGGTGTACATGAACACCGCCGGATTGAAGATGTTCGGCGCAGCGTGCATGGAGGATTTGCGTGGGAGAGACCCTGAGGACTTGCTGCATCCGGACCACCGGGCAGCGGCTCGGCTGCGCGCGCAGGCCATCCTGCGTGGAGAGCCTGTCGGTTTTGTCGAAATGCGGTTTTTTAGACTGGACGGACAGGTGTTTCATGCGGAAGTCATGGGAATGCCCTTTGGGGACCACGGTATTCAGGTCATCATTCGGGACATCACGCGGTTGAAACGGATGGACGAACTGCTTTTGCAAGCGGAAAAACTGTCCGCTGTGGGGCAATTGGCAGCCGGTGTTGCGCACGAAATTCGAAACCCGCTCACCTCCTTAAAGGGCTTCACGCAGATTTTGCACGAAAAGGCCGAGTATCCAGAGCGCCAATACTTCGACATCATGATGGCCGAGCTGGACCGTATCGATTCCATCCTCGGCGAGATGCTGCTGTTGGCGAAGCCCCAGGAGGTTCACTTTCAACCGTGGGACGTTGTGCCGATTGTGCAGGAAGTGGTCGCACTGCTGCTGACGCAGGCCGTGATCAAAAACATTTCTGTGCAGACGGACTTTCCTGCCGCTTTGCCGTTTGTCGATTGTGACAAAAGCCAATTGAAACAGGTGTTTTTGAACGTCATTAAAAACGCCATGGAAGCCATGCCGCAAGGAGGGACCGTCCGCGTGAGCGGACAGGTGTCAGCAGGAGACGTGTGCATTGACGTGATGGACCAAGGAGAAGGCATTCCGGCTGACCGTCTGCCCAAACTCGGAGAACCCTTTTTTACTACAAAGGAAAAAGGCACGGGTCTGGGGTTAATGGTCAGTCATCGAATCCTTGCGGCTCACCGCGGCACGATGCGCTTTACAAGTGAGCCTGGAAAAGGCACAACGGTCCGTATTTGTCTGCCAGCGTCGAGGACCGGGTCGCAGCACCTCGCCTGACGATGCGGGATTGCGGCCCGCGCCTACGTATGCAGATGAAGGTCCAAACAGTCTGCGCACACCACGGTCGCAACCGGCTCGGCATCCAGCTCGATGCGGTCCTGGTCGGACAATTCGGGGGCGTCCAAATCAATTTCCCATGAATCTCCACAGTATGGGCACGTGGCTTGTTTCATGGCACTCATACAATCACTCCCATTGATTGAGTCGCCTGCGTGATGCGCTATTTGCAAGCCTGCGCTTCTTTACGCGGGAATATTCACAGGCACTGTGAACGGGTCAGCTCGCCGCCTGCCCCTGCAGGCGGCTGGCCAGTCTGGACAGGCGCCCGCCGACCCACGGCAGTCGGTGCAGCTCATCCGCCGTCACAGCGTGCATCCAAATCGTGGACAAGATATACACGATGCCGCCAATGAGGAGGGAGAGGAGGATTTGCGTCAGCGCGACGAGCCGGTCATCCATGCCGTACAAAAGGTGTGCGGCGTCATAGGACAGCCAGCTGACGACGCCCAGGCTGGCGCACAGCGGAATCGAGGCGAGGATGAGCGGCATCGCAAGACGCCAGACAGAAAAGCGGACCTTTCCATATTTGCGGACAGCCAGGATGTTCAGCGTGGAAGAAAACAAGTATCCAATCACCGTTGCGAGCGCGGCGCCAAGAATGTGCCAATGGGGGATGAGCGCGATATTCAAAACCAGTTTTACGAACACCCCGATAAACATGTTGCGCACCGGCCGGTACATCTTGCCCAGCCCTTGCAGCATGTAGGTCGAAATCAACTCCAGGCTGCTGAAAATCCCCATGAATGACACACTCGAAATAATCAAGGACCCCTGTGTGCTGTGAAACAGCAAGATGTCCACAGGACGACCGAGGATGAGAAAGCTGGCAGCAATGGGGATGCTCATGAAAAACATGGACCGAATCGTGCCCGTCACATTGGATTGAATGGTTCGTTGGTCTTTGAGCGCGGTTGCGCGGGAAATGGACGGCAGCACAGAAGCGCCGATGGCCATCGCAAAGGCGAGCGGCAGCTGAATCAGCTGGAACGCCTGCCGAGACAGGATGCCGTAGTCGGCGGTGGCCTTGCTGAGGCTCATGCCCGTACTCATCAGCAGGTTCTGTACTGTGACAGAGTCCACAATTCCGGAGATGGGAACCACGAGTGCGCCGAGGCTCACGGGCAGGCCAATTCGGTATAAAATGCGCAGGATTTCCCGGTTGGACAGCGCAGACGAGCGGCGGCCTGATTTTGCCCGCACCTCGCGCAGGAGCGGAACAACCGCGATGGTCAGGAGAATCATGCCGGCGGCGGCACCGACAAACGCACCAAAGGTTGCGGCGGCGGCGCCTTGCGCAATACTTCCGTGCATGACGCGGACCACGAGAAACGCGCCGGCCACGATGGCCACCACGCGAAACAATTGCTCGACCGCCTGTGACCAACCAGACGGCTCAAGTCGTTGGAACCCCTGAAGGAAGCCGCGCATGCCGCTCATGGTGGGCACGATGAGGACTGCGGGCGCCAGCGCGCGGATGGAACTGACCAGGTAGGCCGATGCGCCGCCAGGGTCACGCAGCGCGACGAGCGCACTGTACCACGGGGCGCCAAACCACATGAGCAGCGACAGGACAACCGCGAACACCCACAGCATGCGCGATGTGACCCGGTAGATTTGTGCGACCTCGGCGTAATTTTTGAGCGCCAGGCGCTCCGAAATGATTTTTCCCATCGCTGTCGGAAAGCCGGAGGTCGCGAGGGTTAACAGAATCGCGTACAGCGCGTACGCGTTTGAGTAAATGCCCAATCCGGCTGGTCCAATGAGCGCAGTCAGCGGGACAATATAGAGGATGCCCAGCACCTTGGCGATCCCGACGCTGATCACCATCACAGAAGCGCCACGCGCTAGGCTTGAACTGCGCACATAACCCCCTCCTATCCCACCAAAGCAAAAGCATTATAGCACACGCCTCCCCGATCTTCGCTGTCAACGAACGTCGGACATTCGTCCGCGCATACCGTGTAGGAGTTTCCGCGCAGCGGCATCATCTGTTCCCGGGCGTTCTTTCAAGCTTGTCAATCTTCCGCACGTCGTGAGGTATAACCGCTATGTTCCTGCGGCATACTGATTGCTAGAAGAGGTTGTCCTCTGCATCGTGATCGACCGATCAGCTAGGTGGGTGGATTGAATCATGAATCATCAAGCGCACGTTGGCGGGGAATCCGTTTCATTGAACAGTGCTTGCATCGTGTGCAAGCAGGAAAAAGCAGCTGGTATCCGGATATGCGGGGTGTTTCTGTGTGCGGATTGTGAGCGGGCAATTGTCTCGACGGACGTGGAGGACGCGCGTTATCCGTACTATATTGAATGCATGAAGCAGATCTGGCTGGCGGCGATTTCCTGACAGGGCAGGCAGCCGTGCGGTGCAAGGCTTGTCGAAGCAGGTCCTGCGTCCTGCGGGGAGAAGACGGGGCTCAACCCTGTGTTTTGGCGGGGGCGGGCCCCGTTTTGTATGATGGAGAAAAACCGCGAAGGAGTTTCCTTGTGCAAGGTGCAGCAGTTGACCTTCAACCGATGGGGCCCGGTGATTGGCCCATGGAAGAGACGCCTGTTCTCGCGGCACTGGTCAAGCACGCCTCGATGTCGCGTTTTCCCCTGCATGTCCCAGGACACCAGCAAGGACGCATGCTTCCCCGCCAACTCCTGCACTGGCTGGGTTCCGCGGCGCGGCTCGATTTGACGGAGCTGCCGGGTCTCGATAACTTTCATCATCCGGAGGGGTGCATGGAAGTGTCGCAGCAATTGACGGCCGGACACTACGGGTCGGACGCCTGTTTTTTCAGCGTGAACGGGTCTACGGCGGGCGTGGTGGCCGCGATTGCGGGCGTCGTGCAGCCGGGGGGCCGGGTCCTGTTTCTCAATCCATTTCATCAAAGTGCGTGGAACGGGCTCGTGTTCGCAGGGGCACAGCCGGTGCTGCCGCTCGCCTTCTTTGGCCGGCGGGACATCCGCTTTGTGCCGGAGGCCTGGCAGGTCGAGCAGGTGATGCAGCACATCACGGACGTGGATGCCGTCTATCTCACCTCGCCGACGTATCGGGGCCAGGCGGCACCGGTCGCAGCGATCGCCAGGGTGGTGCACCAGCGGGGGCTGCCCTTGATTGTGGATGAAGCCCACGGCGCGCACTTCGGCCTGCATCCCGCGTTTCCCCAGCACAGTGTGGCTGCGGGTGCGGACGTTGTCATTCAAAGTGTCCACAAGACGCTTCCGGGCCTCACGCAGACCGCGTGGGTCCACTGCACAGGCCCGCGGGTCGATCGCGATCGTGTTGCGACGTTCCTGCGGCAAATGCATACCACGAGTCCTTCGTACCTGCTCCTGGCCTCCTTGGATGTGGCGCAGGCCTGGCTGCGGTTTGCCGGTCCCGGCGCTGCCCGCCGCGCGATGGAAATCCTGGCGCCGGTGGAGGAAGTACGTGCATCGATGGAAATCCTGGCGCTGGCGGGGGACGCGGCGTCTGTGCCTGAGGCGCCGTCTGTGAGCGGCGAGGGCCCATGGCGTGACCCGCTCCGGCACTGGGTGCCAACCAGCAGCCTTCGCGAAAGCCGCCGCCTGCAGGGCATGTTGGCTGAACAGGGGTTGTTTGTCGAATACGGCGACTGGGATGGGGTGTTGAGCCTGTTTGGGTTTGGCGTGACCCCGGAGGTGGTCGACCGCTACTTGGGCGTTCTGGAAGCGTGGCGCCGTTCGGCACCGGACGCGGATTCAATGGCGGCACCACCGACGGGTCCCGCTTCGGCGCCGGACCCGTTGCGGGGGGCACCAGCGGCAGGGGCGTCCGAAGCGGCGCGGGGGGTCGTGGACTTCGTGGTGTCGCCGCGCGACGCCGCATTCGCAGGTCGGGTGTGGGTCCCCATTGAGCAGTCGCAGGGCCGCATCGCGGCACTGCCCGTGACGCCGTACCCGCCCGGTGTGCCGGTGGTCTGGCCGGGGCAGCGCATCGACCGCCGCACCCTCGACGAACTTCGGCGGCTCTGGCCGGGTGCGCGGGAGGAAGCCGTCGAGGCAGCCGTGGATGTGCACGGTGTACGCCCGGATGGTACGATAGCGGTGATAGAGACAGGGAGGACATCACCGTGTTCATCACGTTTGAAGGCATAGACGGTGCCGGGAAGAGTACGCAAATTCGGCGGCTGCAGCGCCGGTTGGAGGCGAGCGGCCTGCAGGTCGTGTGCACGCGCGAACCGGGCGGCACCATCATTGGCGACGAAGTGCGGCGCCTGTTGCTCGATGCTGGGTCAAAGACCATGGCGCACGAGACAGAGGTGCTGTTGTACGCAGCCTCCCGTGCCCAGTTGCTGCACGAGGTCATCCGGCCAGCGCTGGCGAGCGGGCAGGTCGTGCTGTGCGACCGCTACGTGGACGCCAGCATCGCTTATCAAGGGGCGGGGCTTGGCGTCGGGATCGACATTGTAGCACGCATCAACGCGTTCGCGACGCGCGGGCTCAGGCCAAACTGCACGTTCCTGTTTGATTTGCCCGTGCCCGAGAGCCGGCAGCGGGTGCAAAAATCGCGGGGAGAAGTGCGGCCTGACCGCATCGAACAGCGAGACGACGCATACTTTCATTGCGTACGGGACGCGTTCCTGCGCATCGCCGAGAACGAACCGGAGCGCGTCGTCGTGCTGGATGCAACGCAGCCGCCCGACGTTCTGGAGCAGGAGATCTGGCGTCAGATCACGAAATTAACAGGCATATCATAATCTGCATCAACTTCACCAGGGAAAGGGGAGTCACCCGATGAAGCTGATCTTGGCCGTCGTCCAGGACAAGGACAGTCCACGCCTTGCGCAAAACCTCGTGAAGCAGGGGATTCGCGCCACCAAGTTGGCCAGTACAGGTGGGTTTTTGCACGCTGGAAACACGACATTCATGATTGGTACGCAGGATGAACAAGTTGAGCAAGTGCTGGAGTTGATTAAAACGAGCTGCCGGGCACGGGACCAGGTGGTGACGCCGATGTCTCCGATGGGCAGCCAGCTGGAGTCTTACGTGCCGTATCCGGTGACCGTGCAGGTCGGCGGGGCAACCGTGTTCGTGCTGGATATCGCCCAATTCGCGCAGTTTTAAAGGTGGTTTCTGTGAAAAAACTCGCTTCTTATCAGAACTGGCCCGTGCACAGCGTGGGTCTGGAAGACCTCTACCAGCGGTTGAACCAGGGTACGGTGCCGCATGCGATGTTGTTGTTGGGGCATCCGGGTGCGGCTCGAGAAATATCGAAATATTTGGCGAAGTTGTTGCTGTGTACCGCAGA
Above is a genomic segment from Alicyclobacillus cycloheptanicus containing:
- the tmk gene encoding dTMP kinase, coding for MFITFEGIDGAGKSTQIRRLQRRLEASGLQVVCTREPGGTIIGDEVRRLLLDAGSKTMAHETEVLLYAASRAQLLHEVIRPALASGQVVLCDRYVDASIAYQGAGLGVGIDIVARINAFATRGLRPNCTFLFDLPVPESRQRVQKSRGEVRPDRIEQRDDAYFHCVRDAFLRIAENEPERVVVLDATQPPDVLEQEIWRQITKLTGIS
- a CDS encoding aminotransferase class I/II-fold pyridoxal phosphate-dependent enzyme — translated: MQGAAVDLQPMGPGDWPMEETPVLAALVKHASMSRFPLHVPGHQQGRMLPRQLLHWLGSAARLDLTELPGLDNFHHPEGCMEVSQQLTAGHYGSDACFFSVNGSTAGVVAAIAGVVQPGGRVLFLNPFHQSAWNGLVFAGAQPVLPLAFFGRRDIRFVPEAWQVEQVMQHITDVDAVYLTSPTYRGQAAPVAAIARVVHQRGLPLIVDEAHGAHFGLHPAFPQHSVAAGADVVIQSVHKTLPGLTQTAWVHCTGPRVDRDRVATFLRQMHTTSPSYLLLASLDVAQAWLRFAGPGAARRAMEILAPVEEVRASMEILALAGDAASVPEAPSVSGEGPWRDPLRHWVPTSSLRESRRLQGMLAEQGLFVEYGDWDGVLSLFGFGVTPEVVDRYLGVLEAWRRSAPDADSMAAPPTGPASAPDPLRGAPAAGASEAARGVVDFVVSPRDAAFAGRVWVPIEQSQGRIAALPVTPYPPGVPVVWPGQRIDRRTLDELRRLWPGAREEAVEAAVDVHGVRPDGTIAVIETGRTSPCSSRLKA
- a CDS encoding putative polysaccharide biosynthesis protein — translated: MRSSSLARGASVMVISVGIAKVLGILYIVPLTALIGPAGLGIYSNAYALYAILLTLATSGFPTAMGKIISERLALKNYAEVAQIYRVTSRMLWVFAVVLSLLMWFGAPWYSALVALRDPGGASAYLVSSIRALAPAVLIVPTMSGMRGFLQGFQRLEPSGWSQAVEQLFRVVAIVAGAFLVVRVMHGSIAQGAAAATFGAFVGAAAGMILLTIAVVPLLREVRAKSGRRSSALSNREILRILYRIGLPVSLGALVVPISGIVDSVTVQNLLMSTGMSLSKATADYGILSRQAFQLIQLPLAFAMAIGASVLPSISRATALKDQRTIQSNVTGTIRSMFFMSIPIAASFLILGRPVDILLFHSTQGSLIISSVSFMGIFSSLELISTYMLQGLGKMYRPVRNMFIGVFVKLVLNIALIPHWHILGAALATVIGYLFSSTLNILAVRKYGKVRFSVWRLAMPLILASIPLCASLGVVSWLSYDAAHLLYGMDDRLVALTQILLSLLIGGIVYILSTIWMHAVTADELHRLPWVGGRLSRLASRLQGQAAS
- a CDS encoding sigma factor G inhibitor Gin; translation: MNHQAHVGGESVSLNSACIVCKQEKAAGIRICGVFLCADCERAIVSTDVEDARYPYYIECMKQIWLAAIS
- a CDS encoding cyclic-di-AMP receptor, producing the protein MKLILAVVQDKDSPRLAQNLVKQGIRATKLASTGGFLHAGNTTFMIGTQDEQVEQVLELIKTSCRARDQVVTPMSPMGSQLESYVPYPVTVQVGGATVFVLDIAQFAQF